The Streptomyces racemochromogenes DNA segment GACGAGGCCGCCCGGCTGCTGGGCCTGCCCCCGGACAGCGCCGCCGTCCTCGCCGGCCGGCCCCTGGACGAGGTCCTTGGCGCGGGCCGCACCAGCGACGTCCTGACCGGCCGGGTCACCGGCCGGGACCTGCTCACCGTCCAGGGCCCCCGCGTCCTGGTCGCCAACCGGATGCCGACCGCCGACGGCGGGGCCGTCGCCACCCTGCGCGACCGCACCGAGGTGGAACGCCTGGGCCGCGAACTGGACTCCACCAAAGGCCTGATCGACGCCCTGCGCGCCCAGGACCACGAACACGCCAACCGCCTCCACACCCTCCTCGGCCTGCTCGAACTGGGCCTGCACGAGGAAGCCGTCGACTTCGTCAACGAGGTCGTCGGAGTCCACCGCACCACCGCCGAACAGGTCACCGAAAAGGTCCACGATCCCCTGCTCGCGGCCCTCCTCGTGGGCAAGGCGACCGTCGCCGCCGAGCGCGGCGTCGCCCTGCGCCTCGCCCCGGACGCCCTCCTCCCCGACCGCCTGGTGGACCCGGGTGGCCTCGTCACGATCCTCGGCAACCTCGTCGACAACGCCCTGGACGCGGCGGCCGGCTCGGCCGCACCCCTGGTCGAGGTCGACATCCGCGGGCAGGGACGCACGGCCGTGCTGCGGGTGCGCGACAGCGGCCCGGGGATCCCCGCCGGCCGGCACGAGGAGATCTTCACCGAGGGCTGGTCGACCAAGAAGCCCGAAGCCCACCGCGAGCGCGGGCTGGGGCTGGCCCTCGTACGCCGCCTCGCGGAGCGGCAGGGCGGCAGCGCCCGGGCCGGGTCGGCAGAGGACGGAGGGGCGGAATTCTCCGTCGTGCTCCCGGAGGCCCTGCGGTGAACGAGACCCCGATCCACGTATTGGTCGTCGACGACGACATGCGTGTTGCCAGGATCAACGCGGCCTACGTGGCGAAGGTTCCCGGTTTCCGGATCTGCGGCGAAGTCCATTCGGCGGCCGAGGCCCTGGGCTTCCTCACCGCCCGCCCGGTGGACCTGGTCCTCCTCGACCACCACCTCCCGGACGAGAACGGCCTCGCCCTGGTGCGCCGCCTGCGCCAGCTCGGCCACCACACCGACGTGATCATGGTCACGGCGGCCCGGGACCTGGCCACCGTCCAGGCGGCCATGCGGCTCGGCGCCCTCCAGTACCTGGTCAAGCCGTTCACCTTCGCCGGGCTGCGCGCCAAGCTGGAGGCCTACGCCTCGCTGCGCCGCTCCCTCTCCGGCGGCGGCGAGGCCGAACAGGCCGAGGTCGACCGGATCTTCGGCGCCCTCGCCGCGGCGGGCACCCCGAACGAGCTGCCCAAGGGGCACTCCCCCACCACCGCGGAGCTGGTCCGCCAGGTCCTGCGCGCCGCCGAAGGCCCGCTGTCCACCCAGCAGATCGCCGACCGCGCCGGCATCAGCCGGCAGACCGCCCAGCGCTACCTGAAGCTCCTGGACCGGGCGGGCCGGGTCACCCTGGCCCTGCGCTACGGCGAGACCGGCCGCCCCGAACACCGCTACACCTGGCGCCCGTCGGACACCCCGTAGAGCCTGGGGACCGCCTCACACCGCGCCGGCCCCGGTCAGCGACCGGACCTCCGTCTCGGCGTACTTGCGCTCGTCCGCCTCCTCCGCGGAGGTCATGGTGCCCAGCCAGCCCGCGAGGAAGCCGAGCGGGATCGAGACGATGCCCGGGTTCTGGAGCGGGAAGTACTGGAAGTCCACGCCTGGGAAGAGGGACTCCGGGCTCCCGGAGACGACGGGCGAGAGGACCACCAGCAGCACCGCCGGGACCAGCCCCCCGTACACCGACCACACCGCCCCCCGCGTGGTGAAGCCCCGCCAGAACAGCGAGTACAGCAGCACCGGCAGGTTCGCCGAGGCGGCCACGGCGAAGGCCAGCCCCACCAGGAAGGCCACGTTCAGGTCCTGCGCGAGCAGTCCGAGGGCGATGGCCACCGCCCCGATCCCGACGGCGGCGACCCGCGCCACGGCCACCTCGCTGCGCTGCCGGGCGTGGCGGCGCTTGAGGGAGGCGTACAGATCGTGCGCGACGGAGGCCGACGAGGCCAGGGTGATCCCGGCGACCACCGCGAGGATGGTCGCGAAGGCGATGGCGGCGACGACCGCGAACAGCACCGCGCCCCCGGTCGACTCGGCGCCCCCGCCCAGGAACGCCGCCAGCAGCGGTACGGCCGTGTTCCCGGAGGCGTTCGAGGCCCGCACCTCCTCGGGGCCCACCAGCGCGGCCGCCCCGAAGCCGAGGACGACGGTCATCAGGTAGAAGCCCCCGATCAGCGCGATCGCCCACACCACCGACCGGCGGGCGGCCCGCGCGGTCGGCACCGTGTAGAAGCGCGACAGGATGTGCGGCAGCCCCGCCGTGCCCAGCACCAGCGCGAGGCCGAGGCTCATGAAGTCGACCCGGGCGGTCCAGCCGCCGCCGTACTTGAGGCCGGGGCTCAGGAAGCGGGCCCCGTGCCCGCTGCGTTCGGCGGCGCCGGTGAGCAGCTGGTCGAGGTTCCCGTGGAAGCGGAGCAGGACGAGCACGGTCAGGGCGACGGCCCCGCCCATCAGCAGCACGGCCTTGACGATCTGGATCCAGGTGGTGGCCCGCATCCCGCCGAAGGTCACGTAGACCACCATCAGTGCCCCGACGCCGATCACGGTCAGGGTCCGGGCGGCGGGGCCCGAGTCCGAGAGCAGCAGGCCCACCAGGCTGCCCGCCCCGACCATCTGCGCCACCAGGTAGAGCACGGAGACGACCACCGAGGAGGTTCCCGCGGCGATCCGGACGGGCCGCTCGCTCATCCGGGCGGCCACCACGTCGGCGAGGGTGAAGCGGCCGCAGTTGCGCACCAGTTCGGCGACCAGGAAGAGGACCACCAGCCAGGCGACGAGGAAGCCGACGGAGTAGAGCAGGCCATCGTAGCCGAAGAGGGCGATCAGCCCGGAGATCCCCAGGAAGGAGGCGGCGGACATGTAGTCGCCGGCGATGGCGAAACCGTTCTCCATCGGGGAGAAGAGCCGCCCGCCCGCGTAGAACTCCTCGGCCGAGCCGTGCCGGTTGCGGCTGACCCAGGTCGTGATGCCGAGGGTGACCGCGATGAAGGCGCTGAACAGGATCAGCGCGAGGGTCTGGTGTTCGGTGGTCACGCGCCCTCCCCCCGGACCGTCCTGGTCCGCGGCCCGCCGCGCTCCTGCTCGCGCGCGGCCGCCCGGTCCTGTGCGCGCTCCTGCACGCGTTCCTGCTCGAAGACCGTCCAGCGCAGGTCGAGCGCGGCCCGGTCCCGGCGCAGCCGCGCGTGCCTGGCGTACGCCCAGGTCAGCAGGAAGGTGCTGAGGAACTGGCCGAGGCCGGCCAGCAGGGCCACGTTGACCGCGCCGGCCACGGGCCGGGCCATGAGCCCGGGTGCCGCGGTCGCGGCGACCACGTAGGCGACGTACCAGAGGAAGAAGCCGGCGGTCGCGGGGACGACGAACCCCCGGTAGCGGCCGCGGACCTCCTGGAAGGCGGCGCTGCGCTGCACTTCGAGGTAGATCTCGGACGCGCCGGGCGCCGCCCGGCCTCCGGGGACCGGGGCTGCCTGGGCCGGGACCGTGTCCTCGCCCTCGCCCCAGCCGACGGCCAGCGCGTCGTACCAGGGGTCGTCCAGCCGGATCGTTCCGGCATCACGACCTTCGTGCTTGTCCACCGAACTCTCCTTGTCCGCCGCCGCATTGGCCGCGTGCCCACAAGGATGTGCCGGTTGGTCGGTTTCCGGACTGATGTACCGGTGCTCTTCACCCCTTCAGGTGATGGAAGGAGCGGCACCGGTGTGCCGGAACGCCGTT contains these protein-coding regions:
- a CDS encoding solute symporter family protein, giving the protein MTTEHQTLALILFSAFIAVTLGITTWVSRNRHGSAEEFYAGGRLFSPMENGFAIAGDYMSAASFLGISGLIALFGYDGLLYSVGFLVAWLVVLFLVAELVRNCGRFTLADVVAARMSERPVRIAAGTSSVVVSVLYLVAQMVGAGSLVGLLLSDSGPAARTLTVIGVGALMVVYVTFGGMRATTWIQIVKAVLLMGGAVALTVLVLLRFHGNLDQLLTGAAERSGHGARFLSPGLKYGGGWTARVDFMSLGLALVLGTAGLPHILSRFYTVPTARAARRSVVWAIALIGGFYLMTVVLGFGAAALVGPEEVRASNASGNTAVPLLAAFLGGGAESTGGAVLFAVVAAIAFATILAVVAGITLASSASVAHDLYASLKRRHARQRSEVAVARVAAVGIGAVAIALGLLAQDLNVAFLVGLAFAVAASANLPVLLYSLFWRGFTTRGAVWSVYGGLVPAVLLVVLSPVVSGSPESLFPGVDFQYFPLQNPGIVSIPLGFLAGWLGTMTSAEEADERKYAETEVRSLTGAGAV
- a CDS encoding DUF485 domain-containing protein gives rise to the protein MDKHEGRDAGTIRLDDPWYDALAVGWGEGEDTVPAQAAPVPGGRAAPGASEIYLEVQRSAAFQEVRGRYRGFVVPATAGFFLWYVAYVVAATAAPGLMARPVAGAVNVALLAGLGQFLSTFLLTWAYARHARLRRDRAALDLRWTVFEQERVQERAQDRAAAREQERGGPRTRTVRGEGA
- a CDS encoding sensor histidine kinase, encoding MRFLPTGARRLGLPRRAVSQILLTQLAIAAGVAVLATGLFLAPLSGQLDDQAMRRALAIAQSTAADPSLAADLLRSQPTADSPVQSAAERIRRATGAEYVVVLDLHGIRRSHPSPDRIGRPVSTDPSDALAGHEVMEIDEGTLGRSARGKVPLVAADGEVVGAVSVGIAYDSVRDRLLGAIPGLLAYAGGALAAGALAAYLLSRRIQRQTRDLAFSDIAGLLAEREAMLHSIREGVIALDPDDRVRLVNDEAARLLGLPPDSAAVLAGRPLDEVLGAGRTSDVLTGRVTGRDLLTVQGPRVLVANRMPTADGGAVATLRDRTEVERLGRELDSTKGLIDALRAQDHEHANRLHTLLGLLELGLHEEAVDFVNEVVGVHRTTAEQVTEKVHDPLLAALLVGKATVAAERGVALRLAPDALLPDRLVDPGGLVTILGNLVDNALDAAAGSAAPLVEVDIRGQGRTAVLRVRDSGPGIPAGRHEEIFTEGWSTKKPEAHRERGLGLALVRRLAERQGGSARAGSAEDGGAEFSVVLPEALR
- a CDS encoding DUF7342 family protein, which translates into the protein MRVARINAAYVAKVPGFRICGEVHSAAEALGFLTARPVDLVLLDHHLPDENGLALVRRLRQLGHHTDVIMVTAARDLATVQAAMRLGALQYLVKPFTFAGLRAKLEAYASLRRSLSGGGEAEQAEVDRIFGALAAAGTPNELPKGHSPTTAELVRQVLRAAEGPLSTQQIADRAGISRQTAQRYLKLLDRAGRVTLALRYGETGRPEHRYTWRPSDTP